A window of bacterium genomic DNA:
GTACACCTTGCCTTCGCGTAACCGCTCGATCAATTCATCGGGCGAGACGTCGACCAGCTCCACCTCGTCGGCCGTCTCCACGATACGGTCGGGGATCGTCTCCCGTACGGTGATGCCCGTGATCTGCGCGACCACGTCGTTGAGGCTCTCGATATGCTGGACGTTCAGAGTGGTGAAGACGTCGATCCCGGCCGCGAGCACCTCCTCGACGTCCTGACACCGCTTGGGGTGCCGGGAGCCCGGCGCGTTCGTGTGGGCGAGCTCGTCGATGATCGCGAGGTCCGGGCCTGCGGCGAGCACGCCGTCGAGATCGAGCTCCTCGAGCGCGACCCCCCGGTACTCCACGCGGCGCCGCGGGAGCATGGGCAGCCCGGTGAGCAGCGCCTCCGTCTCCGCCCGGCCGTGGGTTTCCACGTACGCGATGAGCACGCGGCGCCCGTGCGCCACTTGCGCCCGTGCGGCCTCCAGCATCGCGTACGTCTTCCCGACGCCGGCCGCGTACCCGAGGAACAGCTTCAGCTTGCCCCGCTGCCGGCGGCGCTCCTCGGTCTCGGCCTCGCGGAGGAACGCTTCCGGACGCGGCCGCTCGGCTTCACCGCTCCGCACGGCTACTCGCCTCGTTCCGAGATCCGGCGGCGCTCACGTTGCCGCGCGCAGCCGATACCCGACCCCGGGTTCCGTCAGGATGTACTGGGGTCGCGCAGGATCCGGCTCGACCTTGTGACGCAGCTTGCTGATGTTCACCCGCAGCAAATTCGTGTCGGGGTCGTACCCGGGGCCCCAGACTTCGCGCATAAGATGCCGGTGGATCAGGACCTTGCCGGCGTGCACCGCGAGCGTCTTCAGCAGGACATACTCAATCGGCGTGAGCGAGATCTCCCGCCCCGACACCGTCACGACGCGATGCGCGACGTCCACGACGAGGTCCCCCGTCGCGATTACGGGCTCTTCCGCCGGGCGGGCGGCGTGCCGCAAGGCCACGCGGACGCGCGCCAGCAGCTCGCCGGTGCTGAAGGGCTTGGTGAGGTAATCGTCCGCCCCGGCGTCCAACGCCGCGATCTTGTCCTCGTCCTGCCCCCGCACGGACAGCACCACGATAGGAATTGCGGACCACTCCCGGAGCCGCCGGGTCACCTCGATGCCGTCCGTGTCAGGCAGGCTGAGATCGAGAATGATCAGGTCCGGCCGCTGCGCCGCCGTGGCCTCTTCACCCTCCTGCGCCGACGCCGCCTCGAGCACGCGGTAGCCGTGCGCGGTCAGCGACACGCGCAGGAACCGGCGGATCGCCAACTCGTCATCGACCACCAGAATGCGGGGTCCGTCCTCACCCATACCGCGGATCTTCATCTCCTTCCGTCCGGGAGCCCCCCGCCCGGCACGGCGCGCCGGGGGTCACTATCCACCCGGTTCAACTCTAGCATAAACGGTCGAGGAGCGACGCGGCCAGCGTCGAACCCCCCGGTATCAGACCCATGAGGAGGGCTCGACGTGCTGGTCGTGGACAGTCATCTCGACCTGTCGATGAACGCGCTCCAATGGAACCGCAACCTGCTCGCCTCGGTACAGACGATCCGGACCCAAGAGAACTACACGCCGGGCAAGGGCCGAGGCCAGGGCACCGTCGCCTTTCCCGAGATGCGGCGCGGGCGCGTCGCGGTCAGCTTCGCCACGCTCATCGCGCGGTCGACGGGCAGGCCGGCCCCTCACATCGACTACGCGACGACCG
This region includes:
- a CDS encoding response regulator; the protein is MKIRGMGEDGPRILVVDDELAIRRFLRVSLTAHGYRVLEAASAQEGEEATAAQRPDLIILDLSLPDTDGIEVTRRLREWSAIPIVVLSVRGQDEDKIAALDAGADDYLTKPFSTGELLARVRVALRHAARPAEEPVIATGDLVVDVAHRVVTVSGREISLTPIEYVLLKTLAVHAGKVLIHRHLMREVWGPGYDPDTNLLRVNISKLRHKVEPDPARPQYILTEPGVGYRLRAAT